One Campylobacter sputorum genomic window, AAAAAATAGCAAATTTTAAATTTATTAATACATGCATAAATTTTTCATATATATTTTATTTACTATAGTTGTATATAATTACATAAATAATAATTTTTATTATTTAATTTAAAATTTAAAGGAATAATATGAACAAATTAACTACAACAGCCGGCAACATTATAGCCGATAATCAAAATAGCATAACAGCAGGTAAAAATGGACCTCTTTTAATGCAAGATTACCAACTTATAGAAAAACTTGCACATCAAAATAGGGAGAGAATACCTGAGAGAACAGTGCATGCAAAAGGAGCTGGCGCTTATGGAGAACTTGTTATAACACAAGATATATCAAAGTATACTAAAGCAAGCTGTTTGCAAAAAGGCGAAAAGACTAAAATGCTTATTCGTTTTTCAACTGTTGCAGGGGAAGCTGGTGCAGCAGATGCCGAAAGAGATGTTAGAGGCTTTGCAATGAAATTTTATACAAAAGAAGGAAATTGGGATTTAGTAGGAAACAACACCCCTGTATTTTTTATTCGCGATGCTTATAAATTTCCTGATTTTATACATACGCAAAAAAGAGATCCATCTACTCATCTTCGTTCAAATGATGCTGCTTGGGATTTTTGGACTTTGGTACCAGAAAGTTTGCATCAAGTAACAATTCTTATGAGCGATAGAGGAATTCCTGCAAGTTTTCGCCATATGCATGGTTTTGGAAGCCATACTTATAGTTTTATAAATTCAAAAAATGAGAGATTTTGGGTTAAATTTCACTTTAAAACTGCACAAGGTATAAAAAATTTAACAAATAAAGAGGCTGCTGAAGTAATTGCAAAAGATAGAGAAAGTAATATTAGGGATTTATATCAAAGTATTGAAAAAGGCGATTTTCCAAGATGGAATTTCAAAATTCAAATTATGAGTGAAAAAGATGCAAAAAATTGCGGATTTAATCCTTTTGATTTAACTAAAGTTTGGTCGCATAAAGATTATCCTCTTATAGATGTCGGTTATTTTGAGTTAAACAAAAATCCTCAAAATTATTTTAATGAGATAGAACAAGCTACTTTTAGTCCATCAAACATAGTTCCAGGAATTGGATTTAGCCCAGATAAAATGCTTCAAGCTAGGATATTTAGTTATGCAGATGCACATAGATATAGAGTTGGAACACACTATGCACAACTTCCAGTAAATCGCCCGATAGTCGATGTAAATACTTATACAGTTGGCGGATCTATGAATAATGGAATGTATAATGTTGAGAGTAAAAAATACTATGAACCAAATAGTTATAATGGCCCAGCTGAGGATAAAAGTTTTTTAGAGCCAGATTTAGAGCTTGATGGTGCAGCACAGAGATTTGGTTATGATGATGAGGATTACTACTCACAACCAAAAGCTTTGTTTGACTTAATGAATGATTCTCAAAAATCTCAACTTTTTAACAATATTGCAGATAGTATGGATGGAGTTAGTGATGAAGTAAAACAAAGAGCTTTAAAGCACTTTGAAAAAATAGACACAGCTTATGCAAAAGGTGTTATAGAGGCACTTAATAAAAAATGCAAATAACAAAAGAAGAAGAGGCAAGGTTTAATGAACTTTGCCTTATGGCAATGGATTTTGCTAGAAAAGATGAAGTAGAAACATTAGAAAGTATGATTAAATCTGGTTTAAATGTAAATTTAAAAGATAACAAAGGTAATACTCTTTTGATGATTGCAGCTTATAATGGTAGTTTGCA contains:
- a CDS encoding catalase — its product is MNKLTTTAGNIIADNQNSITAGKNGPLLMQDYQLIEKLAHQNRERIPERTVHAKGAGAYGELVITQDISKYTKASCLQKGEKTKMLIRFSTVAGEAGAADAERDVRGFAMKFYTKEGNWDLVGNNTPVFFIRDAYKFPDFIHTQKRDPSTHLRSNDAAWDFWTLVPESLHQVTILMSDRGIPASFRHMHGFGSHTYSFINSKNERFWVKFHFKTAQGIKNLTNKEAAEVIAKDRESNIRDLYQSIEKGDFPRWNFKIQIMSEKDAKNCGFNPFDLTKVWSHKDYPLIDVGYFELNKNPQNYFNEIEQATFSPSNIVPGIGFSPDKMLQARIFSYADAHRYRVGTHYAQLPVNRPIVDVNTYTVGGSMNNGMYNVESKKYYEPNSYNGPAEDKSFLEPDLELDGAAQRFGYDDEDYYSQPKALFDLMNDSQKSQLFNNIADSMDGVSDEVKQRALKHFEKIDTAYAKGVIEALNKKCK